A region of Nocardioides alkalitolerans DNA encodes the following proteins:
- a CDS encoding siderophore-interacting protein produces MPDPVPFADSPNRLVAVTVARREQLSPAFVRLGLTGPGLAAFAPAGRDLRVKILLPGPDGHPVCLADGLTEAAWRAAWRALPLAERPVMRSYTAPRVDPAARWLDLDVYLHEPAGPASAWAARAALGDPLLVSGPAQGAGDPDHGVQWHPGAATRVVIGADETAFPAVAGILATLGPDTRATLLLEAADPADTAPFVDAADPRLEVHHVARDGRPGGVPLLEAGGAWARRYGAGAAAAGAAFYGWFATESARVAELRRSLLEVGLGAERVHTQGYWIDRAGRARD; encoded by the coding sequence GTGCCCGACCCCGTGCCCTTCGCCGACTCGCCGAACCGTCTCGTCGCGGTGACGGTCGCGCGCCGGGAGCAGCTGTCGCCGGCCTTCGTGCGGCTCGGCCTCACCGGTCCCGGTCTCGCCGCCTTCGCGCCGGCGGGCCGCGACCTGCGCGTCAAGATCCTGCTGCCGGGACCGGACGGCCACCCGGTGTGCCTCGCCGACGGCCTCACCGAGGCCGCGTGGCGCGCGGCCTGGCGCGCGCTCCCGCTGGCGGAGCGACCGGTGATGCGCAGCTACACCGCGCCGCGCGTCGACCCCGCCGCCCGGTGGCTCGACCTCGACGTCTACCTCCACGAGCCCGCCGGCCCGGCGAGCGCGTGGGCGGCGAGGGCCGCGCTCGGCGATCCCCTGCTCGTCTCGGGACCGGCCCAGGGGGCGGGCGACCCGGACCACGGCGTGCAGTGGCACCCCGGCGCCGCCACCCGTGTCGTCATCGGCGCCGACGAGACGGCGTTCCCCGCCGTCGCCGGCATCCTCGCCACGCTCGGGCCCGACACGCGCGCGACGCTGCTGCTCGAGGCCGCCGACCCGGCCGACACTGCTCCGTTCGTCGACGCCGCCGACCCCCGCCTCGAGGTGCACCACGTCGCGCGGGACGGGCGACCCGGCGGCGTACCGCTCCTGGAGGCGGGGGGCGCCTGGGCGCGACGGTACGGCGCGGGTGCCGCCGCCGCGGGCGCGGCGTTCTACGGGTGGTTCGCCACGGAGAGCGCGCGGGTGGCGGAGCTGCGGCGGTCGCTGCTGGAGGTCGGGCTCGGCGCGGAGCGGGTGCACACGCAGGGCTACTGGATCGACCGGGCCGGGCGCGCCCGCGACTGA
- a CDS encoding adenylosuccinate synthetase gives MTTQPHRIVIGLGFGDEAKGATVDRLCAEGGVAAVVRFSGGPQAAHNVVVGGVHHTFRQFGSGTLAGVASYLSRYVLVSPEALGAEADELAACGVPDPLAMIAVSPDALVVTPVHRAANRTREDLRGDARHGSCGLGVGETQLYALPENGGAAAIRVRDCLTPDVLRVKLAALLEHYAPLLAQGTHEVPSLREMAVDLLEFGAAVEIVPDVAYLTAAAAAGSLVFEGSQGVLLDEWRGFHPHTTWSTVTPAPAQALLAEAGLGRGEVWGAVRSYATRHGAGPFPTEDRTLELPEEHNGYGAYQGDWRTGHLDLVLLDYAARVCRSAGGLDLLAVSHLDAAPVGVAAGYASLPLGDFTDLDHQSRLTAALAASRPQVTPLEGPVDEVIARCVGVPVGMRAYGAARADRVLEVGREAAGLAA, from the coding sequence ATGACCACCCAGCCGCACCGCATCGTCATTGGCCTCGGCTTCGGCGACGAGGCCAAGGGCGCGACCGTCGACCGGCTCTGCGCGGAGGGCGGTGTGGCGGCGGTCGTCCGCTTCTCCGGCGGGCCGCAGGCGGCGCACAACGTCGTCGTGGGCGGGGTCCACCACACGTTCCGGCAGTTCGGGAGCGGGACGCTCGCGGGGGTGGCGTCCTACCTGAGCCGGTACGTGTTGGTGAGCCCCGAGGCGCTGGGGGCCGAGGCGGACGAGCTGGCCGCGTGCGGCGTACCGGATCCCCTCGCCATGATCGCCGTCAGCCCGGACGCCCTGGTCGTCACGCCGGTGCACCGCGCCGCGAACCGCACACGGGAGGACCTGCGCGGCGATGCGCGCCACGGGTCGTGCGGCCTGGGGGTCGGGGAGACGCAGCTCTACGCGCTGCCCGAGAACGGGGGTGCGGCGGCGATCCGCGTGCGGGACTGCCTCACGCCGGACGTGCTGCGGGTGAAGCTGGCGGCGCTGCTGGAGCACTACGCGCCGCTCCTCGCGCAGGGCACGCACGAGGTGCCGTCCCTGCGGGAGATGGCGGTGGACCTGCTGGAGTTCGGGGCGGCGGTGGAGATCGTCCCCGACGTCGCCTACCTGACGGCGGCGGCCGCCGCCGGGTCGCTCGTGTTCGAGGGCTCGCAGGGCGTGCTGCTCGACGAGTGGCGCGGGTTCCACCCGCACACGACGTGGTCGACGGTGACGCCGGCGCCGGCGCAGGCCCTGCTGGCGGAGGCGGGCCTCGGCCGGGGCGAGGTCTGGGGTGCCGTGCGGTCCTACGCCACGCGCCACGGCGCCGGGCCATTCCCGACGGAGGACCGCACGCTGGAGCTGCCGGAGGAGCACAACGGCTACGGCGCCTACCAGGGCGACTGGCGCACCGGGCACCTCGACCTCGTGCTGCTCGACTACGCGGCGCGGGTGTGCCGTTCAGCCGGCGGGCTCGACCTCCTCGCCGTGAGCCACCTCGATGCGGCGCCGGTGGGGGTGGCGGCGGGGTACGCCTCGCTGCCGCTGGGGGACTTCACCGACCTCGACCACCAGTCGCGGTTGACGGCCGCCCTCGCGGCGTCCCGGCCGCAGGTCACGCCGTTGGAGGGCCCGGTCGACGAGGTCATCGCACGGTGCGTCGGGGTGCCGGTGGGCATGCGGGCGTACGGCGCGGCGCGGGCCGACCGGGTGCTGGAGGTCGGTCGCGAGGCGGCGGGGCTTGCTGCATAA
- a CDS encoding iron chelate uptake ABC transporter family permease subunit → MTRRRFPLLLLLLVAAIPAAVALSLFVGSNPVPPGDVWAALTGGGDPTAAYVVDHQRLPRTVAGVVVGLALGVAGALMQAYTRNPFADPGLLGVSAGASFAVAIAVAYVGVTQPAAYVWFAVVGALLASLLVVLLGRPTDPRVPPTRLVLTGVAVGAVLAGLTTGISLSDPDAFERMLTWHAGSLIDRGYDVTLAVLPLLVLGGIAAALTSPALNAVALGRDVAQAQGVDLRRADALTLVAVTLLAAGAAAVAGPVAFVGLVVPHVVRWCVGVDQRTILAVSAVAGIVLVLVADVVGRVAVLPGEMPAGIVTAFLGAPVLVLLARRSKATGL, encoded by the coding sequence GTGACCCGTCGGCGGTTCCCGCTGCTGCTGCTGCTGCTCGTCGCCGCGATCCCGGCGGCGGTGGCGCTGTCCCTGTTCGTCGGCTCCAACCCGGTGCCGCCGGGCGACGTCTGGGCGGCACTTACGGGCGGCGGGGACCCCACCGCGGCGTACGTCGTCGACCACCAGCGGCTCCCGCGCACCGTCGCGGGGGTCGTCGTCGGCCTCGCGCTCGGCGTCGCGGGGGCGCTCATGCAGGCCTACACGCGGAACCCGTTCGCCGACCCCGGCCTGCTCGGCGTCAGCGCGGGGGCGTCGTTCGCGGTCGCGATCGCGGTGGCGTACGTCGGCGTGACGCAGCCAGCGGCGTACGTCTGGTTCGCCGTCGTCGGCGCCCTTCTCGCGAGCCTGCTCGTGGTGCTGCTCGGGCGGCCGACGGACCCGCGCGTGCCGCCCACCCGGCTCGTGCTCACCGGCGTCGCCGTCGGCGCCGTGCTCGCGGGCCTCACCACGGGCATCTCGCTGAGTGACCCCGACGCGTTCGAGCGGATGCTGACGTGGCACGCGGGGAGCCTGATCGACCGGGGGTACGACGTCACGCTCGCCGTCCTCCCGCTCCTCGTGCTCGGCGGGATCGCCGCCGCCCTCACCTCGCCGGCGCTCAACGCGGTCGCCCTCGGGCGAGACGTGGCCCAGGCGCAGGGCGTGGACCTGCGCCGGGCCGACGCGCTGACCTTGGTCGCGGTCACGCTGCTGGCGGCCGGGGCAGCGGCGGTCGCGGGACCGGTCGCGTTCGTCGGCCTCGTGGTGCCGCACGTCGTGCGGTGGTGCGTGGGCGTCGACCAGCGGACGATCCTCGCGGTCTCGGCCGTGGCCGGGATCGTGCTGGTGCTCGTCGCCGACGTCGTCGGGCGGGTCGCGGTGCTGCCCGGGGAGATGCCGGCGGGGATCGTGACGGCGTTCCTCGGGGCGCCCGTGCTCGTGCTGCTCGCGCGTCGGTCGAAGGCGACGGGGCTGTGA
- a CDS encoding iron-siderophore ABC transporter substrate-binding protein, with product MNLHRRATALTVSALTCLALAGCGNPADAGDDATDEKRAVTHARGETEVPADPQRVVVLEPVQLDTAVALGATPVGAAVLNEAAGVPAYLGDEAADIETVGTVTEPDVDRIAALRPDLIIGTESRHSALYDQLSDVAPTVFMASQADPWQDNVRFVAEALGDTDGADELLDGYQERCDEIADEFTTEGQTAQLVRPRDGLVTLYGPTSFAGSTLECAGFTTPDRPEWADEISADLSPERVLEAQADLVLVTTTDVDDPSTLPTAFTANADAFPDLHLVDQSFWITGVGPLGGQAVLDDLERILSGS from the coding sequence GTGAACCTGCACCGCCGCGCGACCGCGCTCACCGTCTCCGCCCTCACCTGCCTGGCCCTCGCCGGCTGCGGCAACCCCGCCGACGCGGGCGACGACGCCACGGACGAGAAGCGCGCGGTCACCCACGCGCGCGGCGAGACGGAGGTGCCGGCCGACCCGCAGCGCGTCGTCGTGCTGGAGCCGGTGCAGCTCGACACCGCCGTCGCGCTCGGCGCGACCCCGGTGGGCGCCGCGGTGCTCAACGAGGCGGCGGGCGTGCCGGCATACCTCGGCGACGAGGCCGCCGACATCGAGACCGTCGGCACCGTCACCGAGCCCGACGTGGACCGGATCGCGGCGCTCCGCCCCGACCTCATCATCGGCACGGAGTCGCGGCACTCGGCGCTCTACGACCAGCTGAGCGACGTGGCGCCGACCGTCTTCATGGCGTCGCAGGCCGACCCCTGGCAGGACAACGTGCGCTTCGTCGCCGAGGCGCTGGGCGACACCGACGGCGCCGACGAGCTGCTCGACGGCTACCAGGAGCGCTGCGACGAGATCGCCGATGAGTTCACGACCGAGGGGCAGACCGCGCAGCTCGTGCGGCCGCGGGACGGGCTCGTGACGCTCTACGGCCCGACGTCGTTCGCGGGCAGCACGCTCGAGTGCGCCGGCTTCACGACCCCCGACCGTCCGGAGTGGGCCGACGAGATCTCCGCCGACCTGTCGCCGGAGCGGGTGCTCGAGGCGCAGGCCGACCTCGTGCTCGTCACGACGACGGACGTCGACGACCCGTCGACGCTGCCGACCGCCTTCACGGCAAACGCCGACGCGTTCCCCGACCTCCACCTCGTCGACCAGTCGTTCTGGATCACCGGCGTCGGCCCCCTCGGCGGCCAGGCCGTGCTCGACGACCTCGAGCGGATCCTGTCCGGCTCGTGA
- a CDS encoding MerR family transcriptional regulator, protein MHDPLDSSDRPAVMHIGEVAARTELSLRSLRHWEEVGLLQPSGRTEGGFRLYTEDDVEKILVIRRMKPLGFTLEEMKAALTEVEVLRDPAASAEAIAGAREQLAAVHADAVERRAKLVRQLAMADEFLAILAREM, encoded by the coding sequence ATGCACGACCCGCTCGACAGCAGTGACCGGCCGGCCGTCATGCACATCGGCGAGGTCGCCGCCCGGACGGAGCTGTCGCTGCGGAGCCTCCGGCACTGGGAGGAGGTCGGGCTGCTCCAGCCGTCGGGGCGCACCGAGGGCGGCTTCCGGCTCTACACGGAGGACGACGTCGAGAAGATCCTCGTCATCCGTCGCATGAAGCCGCTCGGTTTCACCCTCGAGGAGATGAAGGCGGCACTCACCGAGGTCGAGGTGCTGCGCGATCCCGCCGCGTCCGCCGAGGCCATCGCCGGCGCCCGCGAGCAGCTGGCCGCCGTCCACGCCGACGCCGTCGAGCGCCGCGCCAAGCTCGTGCGGCAGCTCGCGATGGCCGACGAGTTCCTCGCCATCCTCGCCCGCGAGATGTGA
- a CDS encoding FAD-dependent oxidoreductase, whose amino-acid sequence MNPVLVVGAGIAGVACGRALTDAGVPVRVVDRGHRVGGRMASRTIAERPVDLGASYFTVPRDDAEFAAVVERWRTTGLAREWTDTFHTTADGALTTKPGPVRWGAPGGLRSLVEDLAAPLDVRRGTVTSVDVGSEGPVVDGEPVRAVVLAMPDPQAHRLLADPLADVAARLDREFEPVLALVASFAERTWAVDGVFVDGPELSFVADDGRRRGDDAPVLVAHSTPELARSHLDEPDGAAPAMVAALRRLLDLPEPADTIVHRWSFARPTGDRDAPYLLDDRGIGVCGDGWGPTPRVATAWRSGHELGTAMAERLG is encoded by the coding sequence GTGAACCCCGTGCTCGTCGTCGGCGCCGGCATCGCGGGCGTCGCCTGCGGCCGCGCGCTCACCGACGCCGGCGTGCCGGTACGGGTCGTCGACCGCGGCCACCGCGTCGGCGGGCGGATGGCGTCGCGGACGATCGCGGAGCGGCCGGTGGACCTGGGCGCGTCGTACTTCACCGTCCCCCGCGACGACGCCGAGTTCGCCGCGGTGGTCGAGCGGTGGCGCACGACGGGGCTCGCGCGGGAGTGGACGGACACCTTCCACACCACCGCCGACGGCGCCCTCACGACGAAGCCCGGGCCCGTGCGCTGGGGTGCCCCCGGCGGGCTGCGCTCCCTGGTCGAGGACCTGGCGGCTCCCCTCGACGTACGCCGCGGGACCGTCACCTCCGTCGACGTCGGTTCGGAGGGGCCGGTGGTCGACGGCGAGCCGGTGCGCGCGGTCGTGCTGGCGATGCCGGACCCGCAGGCCCACCGCCTGCTGGCCGATCCGCTCGCGGACGTCGCGGCCCGGTTGGACCGGGAGTTCGAGCCGGTGCTGGCGCTCGTGGCGTCGTTCGCGGAGCGCACCTGGGCCGTCGACGGCGTCTTCGTCGACGGTCCGGAGCTGTCGTTCGTGGCCGACGACGGACGGCGTCGCGGCGACGATGCCCCCGTGCTCGTCGCCCACTCGACCCCGGAGCTCGCGCGGTCGCACCTCGACGAGCCCGACGGGGCCGCGCCCGCGATGGTGGCGGCGCTGCGTCGTCTGCTCGACCTGCCCGAACCCGCGGACACCATCGTCCACCGCTGGTCGTTCGCGCGGCCGACGGGGGACCGCGACGCGCCGTACCTCCTCGACGACCGCGGCATCGGCGTCTGCGGCGACGGGTGGGGTCCGACCCCACGCGTCGCGACCGCGTGGCGGTCGGGGCACGAGCTCGGGACGGCGATGGCGGAGCGCCTCGGCTGA
- the sigJ gene encoding RNA polymerase sigma factor SigJ: MAEETLAEVAQERRRLLALAYRMTGTLADAEDVVQETYVRWYRLDDPERAAIANPAGWLTRVASRVALDQLTSARARRERYVGEWLPEPVPADLFSGTAPAPAPDPADRVTLDEAVSTALLVVLEAMTPAERVAFVLHDVFAVPYDEVAAVVGRSAAATRQLATSARRHVREQRSTVVVPQDHDTVVRAFVAAAGRGDLDALLRALAPDVVLRSDGGGLVSAARKPVHGADRVLRFLLGVRTKQPAMVLEEVATADGLGYRMTVDGRVHGVASFRVEDGRIVDVWLCVNPEKLRAWA, from the coding sequence GTGGCCGAGGAGACGCTCGCCGAGGTGGCGCAGGAGCGGCGGCGCCTGCTGGCGCTCGCCTACCGGATGACCGGCACGCTGGCCGACGCCGAGGACGTCGTGCAGGAGACCTACGTGCGCTGGTACCGCCTCGACGACCCCGAGCGCGCCGCCATCGCGAACCCCGCCGGGTGGTTGACGCGCGTCGCGAGCCGGGTCGCGCTCGACCAGCTGACGTCGGCGCGGGCGCGCCGGGAGCGGTACGTCGGCGAGTGGCTCCCCGAGCCCGTCCCGGCCGACCTGTTCAGCGGCACGGCCCCGGCTCCGGCGCCCGACCCGGCCGACCGGGTGACGCTCGACGAGGCCGTCAGCACGGCGCTGCTCGTCGTGCTCGAGGCGATGACCCCGGCAGAACGCGTCGCCTTCGTGCTGCACGACGTCTTCGCGGTCCCGTACGACGAGGTCGCCGCCGTCGTCGGACGCTCGGCCGCCGCCACCCGTCAGCTCGCCACGTCGGCCCGCCGGCACGTGCGCGAGCAGCGGTCGACGGTCGTCGTCCCGCAGGACCACGACACGGTCGTGCGGGCGTTCGTCGCCGCGGCCGGGCGGGGCGACCTCGACGCGCTGCTCCGGGCCCTGGCGCCCGACGTGGTGCTCCGCAGCGACGGTGGGGGCCTGGTGAGCGCGGCACGCAAGCCGGTCCACGGTGCCGACCGGGTGCTGCGCTTCCTGCTAGGGGTGCGCACGAAGCAGCCGGCGATGGTGCTCGAGGAGGTCGCCACCGCCGACGGGCTGGGCTACCGGATGACGGTCGACGGGCGGGTCCACGGGGTGGCGTCGTTCCGCGTGGAGGACGGCCGGATCGTCGACGTGTGGCTGTGCGTCAACCCCGAGAAGCTGCGGGCCTGGGCCTGA
- a CDS encoding iron chelate uptake ABC transporter family permease subunit produces the protein MSGPLLLGSERVHVGLVRRELVVCAVLLVAALGLGFVGLWAGDFPLTPAEVGGALLGAPFPAVEPIVYTVVVEWHLPRVVAALVFGAALAASGAIFQTITRNPLASPDVMGLANGSFTGMLLGLVLLGGAWAGIMAGALVGGLLTAALIYVLALRDGLRDFRFIVVGIGVSAFLAALNSWILLRIDVETALFASAWGAGTLNNATAGAVWPAAAFLVVLLLLLPWGVASLRQLELGDDLARSTGLALDRHRAALLLLAVALVSAVTTVAGPIAFVALAAPQIARRLVRSPGIPLAASCCTGAVLLLGADLVAQHVVPLTVPVGVVTVVIGGAYLTWLLRREMRTDR, from the coding sequence GTGAGCGGCCCCCTGCTCCTGGGGAGCGAGCGCGTCCACGTCGGTCTCGTCCGGCGGGAGCTCGTGGTGTGCGCGGTGCTGCTCGTCGCGGCGCTCGGGCTCGGGTTCGTCGGGCTGTGGGCGGGTGACTTCCCGCTGACCCCGGCCGAGGTGGGCGGCGCGCTGCTCGGTGCGCCGTTCCCGGCGGTCGAGCCGATCGTCTACACGGTCGTCGTCGAGTGGCACCTGCCCCGCGTGGTCGCGGCCCTCGTGTTCGGGGCGGCGCTGGCGGCGTCGGGCGCGATCTTCCAGACGATCACCCGCAACCCGCTGGCGAGCCCCGACGTCATGGGCCTGGCGAACGGGTCGTTCACCGGGATGCTGCTCGGGCTCGTGCTCCTCGGCGGCGCGTGGGCCGGGATCATGGCGGGCGCGCTGGTGGGCGGGCTGCTGACGGCGGCCCTCATCTACGTGCTGGCGTTGCGGGACGGGTTGCGCGACTTCCGGTTCATCGTGGTCGGGATCGGCGTCTCCGCGTTCCTGGCAGCGCTGAACTCGTGGATCCTCCTGCGGATCGACGTCGAGACCGCGCTGTTCGCCTCGGCGTGGGGCGCGGGGACGCTCAACAACGCGACGGCGGGGGCGGTGTGGCCGGCCGCGGCCTTCCTGGTCGTCCTCCTGCTCCTCCTGCCGTGGGGCGTCGCCTCGCTGCGCCAGCTGGAGCTCGGCGACGACCTGGCCCGGTCGACCGGCCTCGCGCTCGACCGCCACCGCGCGGCGCTGCTGCTGCTCGCCGTCGCGCTCGTGAGCGCGGTGACGACGGTGGCCGGCCCGATCGCGTTCGTGGCGCTGGCGGCGCCGCAGATCGCGCGGCGGCTCGTGCGCTCGCCGGGCATCCCGCTGGCGGCGAGCTGCTGCACCGGGGCCGTGCTGCTGCTGGGGGCCGACCTCGTGGCCCAGCACGTCGTCCCCCTGACCGTGCCCGTCGGCGTCGTCACCGTGGTGATCGGCGGGGCATACCTGACCTGGCTCCTGCGACGAGAGATGCGGACCGACCGATGA
- a CDS encoding ABC transporter ATP-binding protein: MTPAPSRLVAEGLTLRYDERTVATDLSVVVPDDRFTVILGPNACGKSTLLRALSGLLAPAAGRVLLDGAPLSSLPAKERARRMALLPQTMSAPEGITVRELVHRGRFAHQRVLRRHSSADREAVAVALEETHVADLADRRLDELSGGQRQRVWIAMTLAQDTPLVLLDEPTTFLDLPHQIEVLNVLHRLVARGRTVVAVLHDLNLAARYADHVIAMRAGSVVAEGPPSLTVTEPLLRSVFGLDATVLPDPLTGSPLVVPADSRT, from the coding sequence ATGACCCCTGCTCCTTCCCGTCTGGTGGCCGAGGGCCTGACGCTGCGGTACGACGAGCGCACCGTCGCCACCGACCTGAGTGTGGTCGTGCCGGACGACCGGTTCACCGTCATCCTCGGCCCCAACGCCTGCGGCAAGTCGACCCTGCTGCGGGCGCTGTCGGGACTGCTGGCCCCGGCCGCGGGGCGGGTGCTGCTCGACGGAGCGCCGCTGTCGTCGCTGCCGGCGAAGGAGCGGGCTCGGCGGATGGCGCTGCTGCCCCAGACGATGAGCGCCCCGGAGGGGATCACCGTGCGGGAGCTGGTGCACCGCGGCCGGTTCGCCCACCAGCGCGTGCTGCGGCGCCATTCCTCTGCTGATCGCGAGGCCGTCGCGGTCGCCCTGGAGGAGACCCACGTGGCCGACCTGGCGGACCGCCGGCTCGACGAGCTGTCGGGCGGCCAGCGCCAACGGGTCTGGATCGCGATGACGCTCGCCCAGGACACCCCGCTCGTGCTGCTCGACGAGCCCACGACCTTCCTCGACCTGCCCCACCAGATCGAGGTGCTCAACGTGCTGCACCGGCTCGTGGCCCGCGGCCGCACGGTCGTCGCGGTGCTCCACGACCTCAACCTGGCCGCGCGGTACGCCGACCACGTCATCGCGATGCGCGCGGGATCGGTGGTGGCGGAGGGACCGCCTTCCCTGACCGTGACGGAGCCGCTGCTGCGGTCGGTGTTCGGGTTGGACGCCACCGTCCTCCCCGACCCCCTCACCGGCTCCCCCCTGGTCGTACCGGCCGACTCCCGCACCTGA
- a CDS encoding FAD-dependent oxidoreductase — MVTESDVVVVGAGLAGLRCAHELERAGLDVVVLERSDAPGGRIRTESVDGHLLDRGFQLLNPGYPAVRRWVDTDGLDLHAFDAGVALRDATGTRRLGHPWHAPHLLGASAAAVAGDVPSGLRLARWLAPVLRPSRRTLTERLLVKPDGDLAGSLDAAGVRGVPRTVLDRFLAGVVLDDTGASSAQFARLLISSFVAATPALPREGMEALPRQLAARLAAPVRTGVEVDGVVRGRTPVVRTSGGEHHARAVVVATAAPAAEDLLGTPAPPQRGVVTEWYTTDEPPAPPERARLLHVDGHDRPTGPLVNTAVMSTAAPSYAPPGKHLVAASALLGPDRPVPSSAAMRAHAGALLGTDPGSWQLLRRDDVPHALPAQLPPLTHRRRTDLGDGIFVAGDHRDTASIQGALVSGHRAAAAVLTALGVAR, encoded by the coding sequence ATGGTGACCGAGTCCGACGTCGTCGTGGTGGGTGCCGGCCTGGCCGGCCTGCGGTGTGCGCACGAGCTGGAGCGCGCCGGGCTCGACGTCGTCGTGCTCGAGCGTTCCGACGCGCCCGGCGGCCGGATCCGCACGGAGTCCGTCGACGGCCACCTCCTCGACCGCGGCTTCCAGCTGCTCAACCCGGGCTACCCCGCCGTACGGCGCTGGGTCGACACCGACGGCCTCGACCTCCACGCGTTCGACGCGGGCGTCGCCCTGCGGGACGCGACCGGGACGCGGCGGCTCGGCCACCCCTGGCACGCGCCGCACCTGCTCGGCGCGTCGGCCGCGGCGGTGGCGGGCGACGTGCCGTCGGGCCTGCGGCTCGCCCGCTGGCTCGCGCCGGTCCTGCGCCCGTCGCGCCGGACGCTGACCGAGCGCCTGCTGGTGAAGCCCGACGGCGACCTGGCGGGCAGCCTCGACGCCGCCGGGGTGCGCGGCGTGCCGCGCACGGTGCTCGACCGGTTCCTCGCGGGCGTGGTGCTCGACGACACGGGCGCGTCGTCGGCGCAGTTCGCGCGGCTGCTCATCAGCTCGTTCGTCGCCGCCACCCCGGCCCTGCCGCGTGAGGGGATGGAGGCGCTCCCCCGCCAGCTCGCGGCGCGCCTGGCCGCACCCGTGCGCACGGGCGTCGAGGTCGACGGGGTCGTGCGGGGTCGCACCCCCGTCGTACGGACCTCCGGTGGCGAGCACCACGCCCGCGCCGTCGTCGTCGCGACGGCCGCCCCGGCGGCGGAGGACCTGCTGGGCACGCCGGCGCCGCCGCAACGCGGGGTCGTGACGGAGTGGTACACCACCGACGAGCCGCCCGCGCCTCCCGAGCGGGCGCGGCTGCTCCACGTCGACGGCCACGACCGCCCGACCGGTCCGCTCGTCAACACGGCGGTGATGTCGACGGCGGCGCCGAGCTACGCGCCGCCCGGGAAGCACCTGGTCGCGGCCTCGGCGCTCCTCGGGCCCGACCGGCCCGTCCCGTCGTCCGCGGCGATGCGGGCCCACGCCGGCGCGCTGCTCGGCACGGACCCCGGGTCGTGGCAGCTGCTCCGACGCGACGACGTGCCCCACGCGCTACCCGCCCAGCTGCCGCCGCTGACCCACCGGCGTCGTACGGACCTCGGCGACGGGATCTTCGTCGCCGGCGACCACCGCGACACCGCCTCCATCCAGGGCGCGCTCGTCAGCGGACACCGCGCCGCGGCGGCCGTGCTCACGGCGCTCGGGGTGGCCCGGTGA
- a CDS encoding nuclease-related domain-containing protein — protein MGDASEKVLRLRRDDTCRVCAAPLAAGVTATYECAGRTVRCLTCPAEDAVVDPGTAGASARREHERRRDRRERRVREKHPRIGGFLLAVTDDPASTRSWETGAAGEERLGVRLDGIASEAVRVLHDRRIPGSRANIDHLVVTAGGVWVVDAKRYAGRPTLRIEGGLLRPRVEKLVVAGRDRTKLVDGVLRQVEVVTDVLGDATPVRGALCFVEADWPLIGGAFTTRGVEVLWPKKLAATVTAPAAAVLDVAAVHQRLAIALRPA, from the coding sequence ATGGGGGACGCATCCGAGAAGGTCCTGCGGCTCCGCCGCGACGACACGTGCCGGGTGTGCGCCGCGCCGCTCGCTGCCGGCGTCACCGCGACGTACGAATGCGCCGGCCGCACCGTCCGCTGCCTCACCTGCCCGGCGGAGGACGCCGTCGTCGACCCCGGTACGGCGGGGGCGTCCGCCCGCCGCGAGCACGAGCGGCGCCGGGACCGACGCGAGCGGCGCGTGCGGGAGAAGCACCCGCGGATCGGAGGCTTCCTGCTCGCGGTGACCGACGACCCCGCGTCGACGCGGTCCTGGGAGACCGGCGCCGCCGGGGAGGAGCGCCTCGGCGTGCGGCTCGACGGCATCGCCTCGGAGGCGGTCCGCGTGCTGCACGACCGGCGCATCCCGGGTAGCCGCGCCAACATCGACCACCTCGTCGTCACCGCGGGAGGGGTGTGGGTGGTGGACGCGAAGCGGTACGCCGGCCGCCCGACCCTCCGCATCGAGGGCGGCCTGCTGCGCCCCCGCGTCGAGAAGCTCGTCGTCGCGGGCCGCGACCGGACGAAGCTCGTCGACGGCGTGCTCCGGCAGGTCGAGGTGGTCACCGACGTGCTGGGCGATGCCACGCCCGTGCGCGGGGCACTCTGCTTCGTCGAGGCCGACTGGCCCTTGATCGGCGGCGCGTTCACGACCCGCGGCGTCGAGGTGCTGTGGCCGAAGAAGCTGGCGGCGACGGTGACCGCGCCGGCCGCGGCAGTGCTCGACGTCGCTGCGGTTCACCAACGGCTCGCGATCGCGCTCCGACCGGCTTGA